One genomic window of Elaeis guineensis isolate ETL-2024a chromosome 2, EG11, whole genome shotgun sequence includes the following:
- the LOC140855734 gene encoding cysteine-rich receptor-like protein kinase 15 has translation MPCSDGPNFSVLIVLLSLLLILHSPPANSDYQLLNCEHTACPTTDGNYTPNGTFQANLNLLLSSLSAANTTGFANYTEGQPPHQVYGLALCRGDLSPAQCTSCLNISTKEIIKRCPNGKISAIWYEGCLLRYSDQNFFSTADTSFHYVQGDSQGSDPPEQFKKFVGLMMDNLTTTAANTSKMFAAGVANIMNSSMLYALVQCTKDLPQQECYRCLQDFVEYIPQCCDGDSGASIYGLSCNLRYQTSPFFDASKAITWQPPPDPPVSPPRGNTGKTIKIVIVITITTVAVVVLLLSAICIYLRQRKLRGIPSYAEEADDEDGKEIESAESLVFDLETLRVATDNFSDANKLGQGGFGLVYKGILPDREVTAVKRLSIISRQGLEQLRNEVGLVAKLQHRDLVKLLGYCLEEQERLLVYEYLPNGSLDRFLCDPIRRQQLEWGVRCRIIKRIARGLLYLHEDSRLRIVHRDLKASNILLDGDMNPKISDFGLAKLFGMDGTHESTRQIAGTYGYMAPEYVRNGHFSTKSDVFSYGVLVLEIVTGRMNSGFEGSGNAIDLPSWVWEQWNQGMASQVIDQSLVDQCELQEVLMCMHVGLLCVQADPAKRPSMATVVLMLDGNSVPLPSPSVPAFYVISRTVSKSEALKEVTSEGSLDEEDSETSTDFAL, from the exons ATGCCGTGCTCCGACGGTCCCAACTTCTCAGTACTAATCGTCCTCCTTTCTCTTCTCCTCATACTCCATAGTCCCCCAGCCAATTCTGACTACCAGCTATTGAATTGCGAACATACCGCCTGCCCAACGACAGACGGGAACTACACCCCCAACGGCACCTTCCAAGCCAACCTCAatctcctcctctcctccctctccgcTGCCAACACCACCGGCTTCGCCAACTATACCGAGGGTCAACCGCCGCACCAAGTCTATGGCCTTGCCCTATGCCGAGGCGACCTATCCCCTGCCCAGTGCACGAGCTGCCTCAATATATCCACCAAAGAAATCATCAAACGGTGCCCAAATGGCAAGATCTCGGCCATTTGGTACGAAGGGTGCCTCCTCCGCTACTCCGACCAAAACTTCTTCTCCACCGCTGACACAAGTTTTCATTACGTTCAGGGTGATAGCCAGGGTTCTGATCCGCCAGAACAGTTCAAGAAGTTTGTAGGTCTGATGATGGACAATCTTACCACAACCGCGGCGAATACTTCAAAGATGTTCGCCGCCGGCGTAGCAAATATTATGAATTCGAGCATGCTATATGCACTGGTGCAGTGCACGAAGGACCTACCGCAACAAGAGTGCTATCGATGCCTTCAAGATTTTGTGGAATATATTCCTCAATGCTGTGATGGGGACTCAGGAGCCAGCATATatggattaagttgtaatcttcGGTATCAGACGTCTCCTTTCTTTGACGCTTCCAAGGCTATAACATGGCAACCGCCGCCGGATCCTCCTGTTTCTCCGCCGCGAG GAAATACTGGTAAAACCATCAAAATAGTTATTGTAATTACTATAACAACTGTAGCTGTGGTGGTGTTGCTGCTCTCTGCCATCTGCATTTACTTACGACAAAGGAAACTACGAGGAATACCATCAT ATGCTGAAGAAGCAGATGATGAAGATGGAAAGGAGATCGAAAGTGCAGAGTCTCTGGTATTTGATTTGGAAACCCTAAGAGTTGCAACAGATAACTTCTCTGATGCAAACAAACTCGGACAAGGAGGATTTGGACTAGTTTATAAG GGAATACTGCCAGATCGAGAAGTGACGGCCGTGAAGAGGCTCTCAATAATCTCAAGGCAAGGACTAGAACAGCTACGGAATGAGGTTGGTTTGGTTGCTAAGCTCCAGCACAGGGACCTTGTAAAGTTGTTGGGTTATTGCTTAGAAGAGCAAGAGAGGCTTCTTGTATATGAGTATCTTCCTAACGGAAGTCTCGACAGATTTTTATGCG ATCCCATCAGACGACAGCAGCTAGAATGGGGAGTTCGGTGCAGGATCATTAAAAGAATTGCTCGAGGGCTTCTCTATCTTCATGAAGATTCGCGCCTAAGGATCGTTCATCGAGATCTAAAAGCAAGTAACATTTTGCTGGATGGAGATATGAACCCTAAAATTTCAGACTTCGGTCTTGCAAAGCTTTTTGGCATGGACGGAACCCATGAAAGCACTCGCCAAATTGCTGGTACATA TGGCTATATGGCACCAGAATATGTCAGGAACGGGCACTTTTCTACCAAGTCGGATGTGTTTAGTTACGGTGTATTAGTTTTAGAGATCGTGACCGGTCGAATGAATAGTGGTTTCGAAGGATCGGGGAATGCAATAGATCTTCCAAGCTGG GTGTGGGAACAATGGAATCAAGGAATGGCATCACAGGTGATCGACCAAAGTCTAGTTGATCAGTGCGAATTGCAAGAAGTATTAATGTGCATGCACGTTGGGCTTCTATGCGTTCAAGCAGACCCAGCGAAGAGACCCAGTATGGCAACAGTCGTTCTCATGCTCGATGGTAACTCTGTTCCTCTTCCAAGCCCTTCAGTGCCTGCTTTCTATGTTATAAGTCGCACCGTCAGCAAATCAGAAGCGCTCAAAGAGGTCACAAGCGAAGGTAGCCTCGATGAGGAGGATAGTGAGACCTCAACTGACTTTGCATTATAA